In the genome of Thermoanaerobaculia bacterium, one region contains:
- the ftsA gene encoding cell division protein FtsA, which translates to MAKPENFLVSCDIGSSKVCVLIGEPNARGGLDILGKGSTAHRGARKGNIINVDSTVEAIKRSAEEAEIMAGAQITRAYAGLSGSAVRSFNSRGVVAVSGKAREISRDDIARVVDAAKSVQVPQDHEIVHAIPREFSVDGQEGIADPLGMVGARLEANVHIVTAPVAVSQNLAACLNKSGIEVVELVLEQFAAAEAVLTADEKELGVCLADIGGGTTEVALYQKGSIAHTAVLPVGGDHFTNDLAVVLRTPIPDAERIKRKSGSTLRSSVSEEEMVEVPMVGGRTPKLCPRTMLADILQPRAEELMGLIRDEVKRLGLDAELRSGYVLTGGGSEMEGLLEVAETVFDGPVRRGVPSAGIGGLVDVVSRPEWAVATGLLLYGQRAQSHRKTRGFSLSRVKKFIGDFF; encoded by the coding sequence GCGGCGCCCGCAAGGGCAACATCATCAACGTCGACTCGACCGTGGAAGCGATCAAGCGGTCCGCCGAGGAGGCGGAGATCATGGCGGGGGCCCAGATCACGCGGGCCTATGCCGGGCTCTCGGGGTCGGCCGTGCGCTCGTTCAACAGCCGCGGCGTCGTCGCCGTCTCCGGGAAGGCCCGCGAGATCTCGCGCGACGACATCGCCCGGGTCGTCGACGCCGCCAAGTCCGTTCAGGTCCCGCAGGATCACGAGATCGTGCACGCGATCCCGCGCGAGTTCTCGGTCGACGGCCAGGAGGGCATCGCCGATCCGCTCGGCATGGTGGGGGCGCGGCTCGAGGCGAACGTCCACATCGTGACGGCCCCCGTCGCGGTCTCGCAGAACCTCGCGGCCTGCCTGAACAAGTCGGGGATCGAGGTCGTCGAGCTCGTGCTCGAGCAGTTCGCGGCGGCCGAGGCCGTTCTGACCGCCGACGAGAAGGAGCTGGGGGTCTGCCTCGCGGACATCGGCGGGGGCACGACCGAGGTCGCGCTCTACCAGAAAGGGTCGATCGCGCACACGGCGGTCCTCCCGGTCGGCGGCGACCATTTCACCAACGACCTCGCGGTCGTGCTCCGGACGCCGATCCCGGACGCCGAGCGCATCAAGCGCAAGTCGGGGTCGACCCTCCGGTCGTCCGTCTCGGAAGAGGAGATGGTCGAGGTTCCGATGGTGGGCGGCCGCACGCCGAAGCTCTGCCCGCGGACGATGCTCGCCGACATCCTGCAGCCGCGGGCCGAGGAGCTGATGGGCCTGATCCGCGACGAGGTCAAGCGGCTCGGCCTCGATGCCGAGCTTCGATCCGGCTACGTGCTGACCGGCGGGGGCTCCGAGATGGAGGGCCTTCTCGAGGTCGCCGAGACGGTCTTCGACGGCCCCGTTCGCCGGGGCGTTCCTTCCGCCGGGATCGGCGGCCTCGTCGACGTCGTGTCGCGCCCGGAGTGGGCCGTCGCGACGGGACTCCTGCTCTACGGCCAGCGCGCCCAGTCGCACCGCAAGACCCGCGGTTTCTCGTTGTCCCGCGTCAAAAAATTCATTGGAGACTTTTTCTGA